The following coding sequences are from one Triticum dicoccoides isolate Atlit2015 ecotype Zavitan chromosome 4A, WEW_v2.0, whole genome shotgun sequence window:
- the LOC119284913 gene encoding uncharacterized protein LOC119284913 — translation MSQFHHTQHGGDGDFQMWQQQMMYKQLQEFQRQQNAQQIDHGARMQPSFGQFQAPARAAPADQLPVITNEMPNNEATAYAWPQNFASGDPRLPGNSQMVNTGSNTNWEQYGGAPAMGNFMNGSVFPNTQSQPMRPMGLATQQMNQSFYQIPATSRGGSVNQYPQFLGIPADLQNAMTRASTHQPEKVSRPFSSLMDEPSPQEKGASSSMQNFRGKGGFLSNSLLQSQGDNNKAGSPVPVNHLRHGFQLQDFHGRSNQLQAGLQEKSTMQVAPASGGASLDPTEEKFLFGDDEDSNWGALLKGDNDHGNSLDNDNFGGTLPSLQSGSWSALMQETLQSSTSKDNPKEEWSGLSLQKTQTVANNSTLPARDQSKLAALSGGLQNARPSSASSYGDGTMNNPDFTSFQHATRSPYEQRDKTPHESPRATVTNHQSTAEANNGYIQQSLKQKQSDEYGRQEQVHLSNGNWAQQKSETPRNSSHSTGAPSSTHGFWMSQQNTVDNNINQESSNSQNDWKSNSPLGQDISSTQNVFNSDGNFWKSSGGNANSVHRLQQMKPDISTSQMQKDSSDGKGVSMMGSSMSTINPNQHQMVMGRTGEHGGVNHNIGRRGSETSESLRRSAEPRPNDCNQEYQNAIHMERPGNILNPGQHVNSDHAARRHPFFAAKESQNLGSGQQAGGSYMLQNHAMDNTGGNIRHSPGNPVSNNQFPPQSLQGQNNLKPRFITNSQVAANMASVNEKKMLVGDEHFKSRHGVTNSSSASPFGVSDAAQSQNRAVQNSQHMLQLLHKVDNSTDSNALTDMANSPLDNVANTQQQLNQSSLQGFGLRLAPPSQRHPASDQLWSSHTNADGKQPEHSARGEHQAQLPSTATNYSSPAHPSSQPTPFHSSEMGGTGQPAAHFPQLSSGLQYPVPDARSGSVPMPQQDSTATVFKNVWTNISAQRLAGGTQSNKITPNILQSMMFSNNPNLWGSQKADDQGQKASTPPDVATSSANSHNQETKQALDSDAGLASSEMANFDSTGAAVPRGNQTLQKHSSDGNFAIPASSLAQLRQQGIMNPRQGESPAANFQVMNTSHNTGTNMSGIGLHGNPTPSNLQQTNFALLHQMQAMGHVDADPGNKTGKMLKPNEISSDASQVDWKSAQRFAHGATNSLRSSIDNIGSTSVQGSFPSDMKMLSFAPRNNEERSTSIPSQIPSREVLSHGMVMRNDHQSQVQSLGTNASSNLIERSERPGINPQMAPSWFEHYGNQRNGQNHSVFNAQKTPTPPYNVPKASWCMENNSLEDRADAGQAARPLVPNMKTALVTRPKKRKFTERALVSWHKITAGTQKLRKTSTNEMDWAWAANRLIKKSEDDPESLEDAPVNYLPRKRLIMTTKLIQEVFPAIPARVLRAQAVSAYESATYNIAMFTLGDTCIISSDNSRALADNENNPSEQRTSAKQMEEKLSKVVEVFVGRIKKMENDYLSLSKRASMLDVHLECQDLERISIVNRLGRFHGRNHAAGVEASSGSQMVSRRIFPDRHVMSFSVPGNLPEEVHCLAL, via the exons ATGTCACAGTTTCACCACACACAGCATGGGGGTGATGGTGATTTTCAGATGTGGCAACAACAGATGATGTACAAGCAATTGCAGGAGTTCCAGAGACAGCAAAACGCCCAGCAGATTGATCATGGAGCCAGAATGCAGCCCTCTTTTGGACAGTTTCAAGCTCCAGCAAGAGCAGCACCTGCTGATCAATTGCCGGTGATAACAAATGAAATGCCAAACAATGAGGCCACGGCTTATGCGTGGCCACAAAATTTTGCTAGTGGTGACCCAAGGTTGCCAGGCAACTCACAAATGGTGAATACAGGTAGCAACACAAACTGGGAGCAGTATGGTGGTGCTCCTGCCATGGGCAATTTCATGAATGGTTCGGTATTTCCAAATACTCAAAGTCAACCGATGCGACCAATGGGGTTAGCTACACAGCAAATGAACCAGTCCTTCTATCAAATACCTGCTACCAGCAGAGGCGGGTCTGTTAACCAGTACCCCCAGTTCTTAGGGATCCCTGCTGATCTCCAGAATGCAATGACAAGGGCAAGTACTCATCAGCCTGAAAAGGTATCAAGGCCATTTAGCTCGTTAATGGATGAACCTAGTCCGCAGGAGAAAGGTGCCTCCAGTTCTATGCAGAATTTTCGAGGAAAGGGAGGCTTCTTAAGCAATAGTCTGTTACAAAGTCAAGGTGATAATAACAAGGCAGGCAGCCCTGTTCCAGTGAATCATCTACGACATGGTTTTCAACTCCAAGATTTTCATGGTAGGTCAAACCAACTCCAAGCGGGCCTGCAAGAGAAATCAACAATGCAGGTAGCGCCAGCAAGTGGTGGCGCTAGCCTTGACCCTACCGAGGAGAAGTTCTTGTTTGGGGATGATGAGGATAGCAACTGGGGAGCTTTGTTGAAGGGAGACAACGATCATGGTAATTCTTTGGATAATGATAACTTTGGTGGTACTTTGCCATCTCTACAGAGTGGGAGCTGGAGTGCCCTTATGCAGGAAACATTACAGTCTTCAACCAGTAAAGATAATCCCAAGGAAGAATGGAGTGGCCTCAGTTTGCAGAAAACACAGACAGTTGCCAATAACTCAACTTTACCAGCTCGTGACCAAAGTAAGCTTGCTGCATTAAGCGGTGGACTACAGAATGCACGACCCTCGTCAGCATCTAGCTATGGTGATGGAACAATGAATAATCCAGATTTTACCAGTTTTCAGCATGCTACAAGAAGTCCGTACGAGCAAAGAGACAAAACACCACATGAATCTCCTCGTGCAACTGTTACCAATCATCAGTCAACTGCAGAAGCCAATAATGGGTATATTCAGCAGAGCTTGAAGCAAAAGCAGTCTGATGAATATGGGAGACAAGAACAGGTGCATTTGTCAAATGGCAATTGGGCTCAGCAGAAATCTGAAACGCCAAGAAATAGCTCACACTCAACTGGTGCACCATCAAGTACACATGGATTTTGGATGTCACAACAAAACACTGTTGATAACAATATCAACCAAGAGTCGAGCAATAGCCAGAATGACTGGAAAAGCAACAGCCCCCTTGGACAAGACATCAGCAGTACCCAAAATGTCTTTAATAGTGATGGAAACTTTTGGAAGTCAAGTGGAGGTAATGCAAATTCAGTCCACAGGCTTCAGCAGATGAAGCCTGATATAAGCACTTCGCAAATGCAGAAGGACAGTTCTGATGGTAAAGGTGTTAGTATGATGGGATCAAGCATGTCAACAATAAACCCGAACCAGCATCAGATGGTTATGGGTCGAACGGGTGAGCATGGTGGGGTAAACCATAACATTGGACGTAGGGGTTCAGAAACCTCAGAATCTTTAAGAAGAAGTGCTGAGCCAAGACCAAATGACTGCAACCAGGAGTACCAAAATGCAATACATATGGAAAGGCCAGGAAACATTTTAAATCCTGGGCAGCATGTGAACAGTGACCATGCTGCCAGGAGGCATCCTTTCTTTGCTGCAAAAGAATCCCAAAATTTGGGATCAGGTCAGCAAGCAGGGGGATCTTACATGTTGCAGAATCATGCTATGGACAACACCGGGGGAAACATTAGGCATTCTCCGGGTAATCCAGTTTCGAACAATCAGTTTCCGCCTCAGTCACTTCAGGGACAAAATAACCTGAAACCACGATTTATCACGAACTCCCAAGTTGCTGCCAATATGGCTTCAGTTAATGAG AAAAAAATGCTGGTGGGGGATGAACACTTTAAATCTCGACATGGTGTCACTAACAGTTCCAGTGCATCACCCTTTGGAGTATCTGATGCCGCTCAGTCTCAGAATAGAGCAGTTCAGAACAG TCAACATATGCTGCAACTTCTTCATAAGGTGGACAACTCAACAGATAGCAATGCACTTACTGACATGGCCAACAGTCCTCTTGATAATGTTGCTAATACTCAGCAGCAACTTAATCAATCTTCTTTGCAAGGATTTGGATTAAGACTAGCACCACCGTCCCAGCGACATCCAGCTTCAGATCAATTATGGTCTAGTCACACTAATGCTGATGGCAAGCAGCCTGAACACTCAGCAAGGGGAGAACACCAGGCCCAGCTACCTTCCACTGCCACCAATTATTCGTCACCTGCTCATCCAAGCTCACAGCCGACACCATTTCATTCTTCGGAAATGGGTGGTACTGGACAGCCAGCTGCACATTTCCCCCAGTTAAGTTCCGGGCTGCAATATCCCGTGCCAGACGCAAGATCAGGTTCTGTACCCATGCCTCAGCAAGACAGCACAGCAACAGTATTCAAGAACGTATGGACAAACATATCGGCGCAACGTCTAGCTGGCGGTACCCAATCTAACAAGATAACACCCAATATTCTCCAGTCTATGATGTTTTCCAACAACCCCAACTTATGGGGTTCACAAAAGGCAGACGACCAAGGACAGAAGGCTTCAACACCACCTGATGTAGCCACCAGTTCTGCCAATTCACATAATCAAGAGACAAAACAAGCTCTGGACAGTGATGCAGGGTTAGCCTCTTCTGAGATGGCAAATTTTGATTCGACTGGAGCTGCTGTACCCAGGGGGAATCAAACCCTGCAGAAGCATTCTTCAGACGGGAACTTTGCCATTCCTGCTTCATCCTTGGCACAATTGCGTCAGCAAGGTATCATGAACCCTAGGCAGGGAGAGAGCCCTGCAGCTAACTTTCAGGTTATGAATACTTCTCACAACACTGGTACTAATATGAGTGGCATTGGGTTACATGGAAATCCAACACCTTCAAACCTCCAACAGACAAATTTTGCTCTTCTGCATCAAATGCAAGCAATGGGTCATGTGGATGCTGATCCAGGCAATAAAACTGGAAAGATGCTTAAACCAAATGAGATTAGTTCTGACGCGTCGCAAGTTGACTGGAAGTCTGCTCAGAGGTTTGCACATGGAGCCACTAACTCACTCAGGTCGTCCATAGATAACATTGGCAGTACTAGTGTCCAAGGGTCATTCCCTTCAGACATGAAAATGCTAAGCTTTGCTCCAAGGAACAATGAGGAGAGAAGTACAAGCATACCTTCTCAGATCCCTTCTAGGGAAGTTCTCTCTCATGGTATGGTCATGCGTAATGATCATCAAAGTCAAGTTCAGTCTCTTGGGACAAATGCATCATCCAATTTGATTGAAAGAAGTGAGAGACCTGGGATAAACCCTCAAATGGCACCCTCTTGGTTTGAACATTATGGAAACCAAAGAAATGGTCAGAATCATTCTGTGTTTAATGCTCAGAAGACCCCAACTCCACCATATAATGTTCCAAAAGCTTCTTGGTGCATGGAAAATAACTCTCTCGAGGATAGAGCTGATGCCGGCCAAGCTGCCAGGCCTTTGGTGCCTAATATGAAGACAGCTTTGGTGACAAGGCCAAAGAAGCGCAAATTTACAGAACGTGCTCTTGTTTCTTGGCATAAAATCACTGCAGGCACTCAAAAGTTGAGAAAGACAAG CACGAATGAGATGGATTGGGCTTGGGCAGCAAATAGATTAATTAAGAAG TCCGAGGATGATCCAGAAAGTCTGGAAGATGCCCCGGTAAATTATTTACCGCGCAAAAGGCTAATTATGACCACAAAGTTGATTCAGGAAGTTTTCCCTGCTATACCAGCAAGAGTTCTCAGAGCACAAGCTGTATCAGCTTATGAAAGTGCTACATACAATATCGCAATGTTCACTCTAGGAGATACATGCATCATCTCATCAGATAACTCTCGCGCTCTTGCAGATAATGAAAATAA CCCATCTGAACAAAGAACAAGTGCCAAGCAAATGGAAGAGAAGTTATCAAAGGTTGTGGAAGTCTTTGTTGGAAGAATCAAGAAAATGGAAAACGACTATCTGAG CTTGAGCAAGAGGGCTTCGATGCTAGATGTGCATCTGGAGTGCCAGGATTTGGAAAGGATTTCAATCGTAAATCGTCTGGGAAGATTCCATGGCCGGAACCATGCAGCTGGTGTCGAGGCCTCGTCTGGCTCACAAATGGTTTCTCGCAGAATTTTCCCTGATAGACATGTCATGTCTTTCTCCGTGCCAGGAAATCTTCCCGAAGAGGTGCACTGTTTGGCACTCTAG